The genomic segment CGTTTCACTTTATATGGTGAAGTTGGATTATTACGAGTAGAAACTATTGTGGGTAATAAATTGAAATAACCACCAGTGATCTTAATCTCTTCCGGTGCTTTGGAGTCAGTTCCTTCTTTCATATCTGCGAGTGGAATATGGTCGAAAGAGAAGATGAAATAATCCTTGGTCTTATAATCTCCTCCTATCTGAAAAGATTCAGGAAGAAAATGGATCCCTTGCCTCAGAATATCCTGCTTCAGAATTGCTTCGAATGGGATCTGTTTATATTTTTTTTCCATTTCCTCCAACAGGGCTATGGAAGATTCGGGGCGAAGGGTACTCGTGCTCATCTTAACTCCAGACTGGTTTACATGGGAGTTTTGGCATCTAGTTTTTGGCTTTTTCATCCTTGACTGAGAGATTTCAAACTGTATTTTTTCTGCCAGAATGAGACGATTTCGCCATAGGATCCTAACCTTCTCTCTATTTCTGGGACTCTTCCTATTTACGGGAGAGGATACTGATCTTCTTGCCAAAACTAAGAAACAAAAAACTAAAAAAGAAGGCGGCACAGAATACGTTTTCGGTTGGACCCAAGTAGCTTCCGGATTTAAGGAAATCACTGATATACAATTTCACCCTAGCATGCCGGACGAGATGGTTGTCTTAGAGAAGAAGGGAAAAATTCTTCTTTGGAATTTTACAAACAAACAGTCCAAGCTGATTGCCGATTTTACAGGAAGCGTAGAAACAAGATCGGAAGAAGGTTTACTGGGCTTAGCATTTCACCCTAAGTTTTCCGAAAATAAACTCTTCTATATCAATGCGGTATCTAAGGAAGCAGGTAAGGACCAAACATTCATTTTAGAATTTCGCTGGGCTGATTCGAACGTGATCCGCTGGCAGGATCGTAAGAGGATCTTACTCAGAGTGGATCAGCCTTATTCCAATCATAATGCAGGGCAATTGAGCTTTGGCCCTGATGGAAAATTATATATCGGTTTTGGAGATGGGGGCGCCGGAGGAGATCCATACAAGCACGGACAAAATACCTCTACTTATCTAGGAACTCTTATCCGAATAACGCCTAACCTAGATACAAATGCTCCTCCATATAAAATCCCGGAAGACAATCCTTTTAAAAATACTCCAGGCTTTCTACCTGAGATCTGGGCCTATGGGCTTAGAAATCCATGGAAGTTTTCTTTCGATACCAAAACAGGAGATCTTTACCTTGCTGATGTAGGACAGGATGATTGGGAAGAAGTAGATCTGGTTCTAAAAGGCAAAAACTACGGTTGGAATATAAAAGAAGGGGCTCATTGTTTTTTACCTAAGGAAAATTGCGAAAAACCCGGGTTAACCGATCCAATTCTGGAATATAATCATGATTTGGGTCGTTCTATTACGGGCGGATACGTCTACCGAGGGAAAAATCTTTCCAAATACTATGGATGGTATATATTTGCGGACTTTGTCTCTGGAAAGCTGCTTGGTTTTCCCACCGAAGCAGAAGGTAAAAGGAAACTAACTGTATTAGGGGATACTCACTTTCTAATTAGCACATTTGGCCAGGATTCCACAGGCGAGCTGTATTTTGGTGATTTTAGTTCAGGAAATATCTTCCAAATTGGAAAAAAAAATTGAAATAAATTGAAAATCCCAAATCCATAGATGTTAACCCAATATAGATCGGACTGCCTCCACCGCGGTTTCTGATTAATCTCGATCAAAGAAGGATAGGGGTATGAATAAGATCATTTCCGTTGCATCGGCCGTCCTAATGGTCGGTCTGTTGACATCCGGAGCTTGTAAAAAGCCTGCGGAGAACGCGGATTCCGCGAACGCAAAACAGAGCCAACCATCGGCAATCGTAGTATTTAGCGTAGGAGAAGCAAAAATCCAACACGCTGACTTAACTGAAGACAAAGCTAGTCTTGGAACTGTCCTGAAAGAAGGGGACAAAGTTGAAACCAAGGCAAAAGCGAAAGTCGATATCCAATTCTCAGACGGTTCTGCCATTCGTTTGGCTGAAAAGTCCAGCTTGGAATTCTCCGCTCTCGCTTTGAATACCCAAGGAAACACTGATACAAGATTGTCTTTAGTTTCTGGAAAAGTTTTCGCTAAAGTAAATAAAGCAAGCAAAGACGATCAGTTCTCTGTAGTAACTCCGACCGCAATCGCGGGAGTTAGAGGAACTTCTTTCGTTGTGGATCGTACTAAAAACGACAGATCTGTTGTAAAAGTATTAGAAGGATCCGTTGCAGTATCTCCAAGAGTTCGCGCTCTGGAAGGTGCAAGTGCTGAAGAAATTTCTGCGAATGCAGAATTACAGAAGATCAAAGCTTCTTTAGACAAAGCTGAAGTTATCTTAGAAAAAGATGAGTCTTCCATAGTAAAAGCTCCTGATAAAAAATTCGGTGAGAAAGAACTTACTAAGCTAGACGCTACTTTGGAGAAAGATATTCCTAAAGCGGTTACTAAACTAAGTGGCGCTGGAGTATCCAAAACCGAAGAAGAAGAGATCAGAACTATCGTTACTCTGGACAAAGACACAACCGATAAATTAGTAAAACTGAATATCGATCCTAAGTCCGGAAAAATAGACGAAGCTACAAACGCTGCTAACGAAGCTGAGAGAAAGAAAATCGAAGAAGAATTAGCTAAGCGTCAGTCTGACGAGCTGAAAAGATTCAAGAACGTTCTTGTTTCCGCTCCTAAGAACCTGAAAACTAATAAGGATCTTGTAAACTACTACGAGAAACTGGAAAAAATCGTATTGGCTGATGGCAAAACTACCATCATCGGAGCGATCGTAGACCAGCAAGGTAGTACGATGATCGTCCATACCGAAGACGGTATCAAGAAGATCAACCAGGATGATGTAAAAGAAGTTATCTACGACTTCCAAACTAAATCCGAAAACTAATCCACAGGCACAAGCTTAAAGGTGGAAAAATCCCGGGTTACCGAAAGGTGGCTCGGGTTTTTCTATTTATGGGGTTTATGATGTGGATGAGTATCTAAATAACGATCCCAGAGTTTTAGGATCATATTCGAAATTTCTTCTAGATCTAAAATTAAAACTTTATCTTTATAATTTACTAACAGCTTACTTCTGCCGAATTTTTGGATCTCTCCCCATTCTACTCTGAAACCTGGGATCAAACTAATCGCATCAAACAGAAGATCTTTGATCTCCATTTTAGAAACATGACCATCTTGTTTGGAAAGATAAGATAGAATGGAGTGGAAGATGATCTTTTTCATCTCTCCTGTATCCGGAATCTCCGGAAATTTATCTTTGACTCTTTTTAATTTTCGAACCACGGCACTTGCTCGTCCGCGTGATAAGAACTTCTGACCAAAGGTCCGGAGAATACTGTTCTGAAACCTAAGGCTTTTCCGAATTCTTTCAGATCCTTAAATACCTCAGGGCGGATATACTCGCTAACAGGAAGATGTGTTGGGGTTGGTTGCAGATATTGTCCTAGAGTGATCATCTGCACTCCAACTGATCTAAGATCTTTGAGTGTTTGGTGGACTTCTTCTAATGTTTCGCCAAGTCCTAGGATTAAACCACTTTTAGTTAAAAGTCCTCTTTCAGATGCATGTTTTAGGACATCCAAAGATCTTTCATATTTTTTAGCAGGGGCTACGGTAGGAAATAGTCTCTCTACTGTTTCTAGGTTATGATTGAATATATCCGGCTTGGAAGAATATACGATCTCTAAGTTTTCTTCCCTCATTTTGAAGTCTGGGACTAAAATTTCAATTTTGCATTCAGGTAATCTTTCTCGGATCAGCTCTACAGTTTTTTTATAGTGAAAAGCTCCTCCATCTGATAGATCATCTCTATTGACTGAAGTGATTACTACATGGTTGAGGCCTAAGGCCTTTGCAGATTCGGCTACTCTTAAAGGTTCTTCCGGATCTAAGGCGAGTGGCTTTCCAAATGCAACATCACAGTAAGAACAACGTCTTGTGCAAATATCCCCCGCGAGCATATAAGTGGCCGTTTTTCTAGACCAACAATGGTTTAGGTTCGGGCAAGAAGCACTTTCGCAAACTGTATTGAGTTTCCCTCCCTCTACGGAACTGCGAACGAAATCGACCGGATTTTCCTTTTCGCGGAAAGGAAGCCTAACCTTTAACCAATCCGGTTTTTCGGGAGCGGGTTGGTAGGCATTAGATCTGGGCTTCTTTTTGAGAGGATTCACCCTTAAAGCCTCCGTCTGAGTCTCCAAACAGTCAAGTGTTTTGGGTAGCCGGAAACAGGCGGGTCCCTGAATCTGGAGGGATCGGCCAATGCCGGGGGATAGTTTGAGCGAAAAAATCGCAAAAGAAAAATCGGGGGAAGAATCCTCCAAAGAGATCCGGATCAACAGATTCCTGGCAGACTGTGGCCTAGGTTCTCGCAGAAAGGTAGAAGAATTGATCCTTTCCGGCAAAGTCAAAGTCAACGGAGCTGTAGAAAAGAATCTAAGCACAAAGATCCGTGTGGGTTCCGACATAGTTCAAGTTGGAAATAAAAAATTAGATCCCCCTACAGAATCGGTATTCTTAGCGTTAAACAAACCGAAAGGTTTTCTTTGCTCCCATAGCGATCGTTTTCATTCTAATACGGTTTTTGAATTACTCCCTAAAAAGTATGGAAAACTTTTTATAGCAGGAAGATTAGACCTGGATTCCAGGGGACTTCTTCTTTTATCCGACCAAGGACATTTAGTTCAAGAGATCACTCATCCATCCGAAGGTTCCGAAAAAGAATACGAAGTAATCTTAGAGGAAGACTTGGATGCCAAGGAAGTGAAGGATAGATTTACTAAAGGGTTTATGGACGAGGGAGAATTTTTAAAAGCGGAGAAGGTTACATCCTTAGTAAAAGGAGAAGAATCTTCTAAGTTTAGAGTGATCTTAAAACAAGGAAGAAAACGTCAGATCCGTAGGATGTTCTCAATCCTTGGTGGAAGAGTGATCGATCTACAAAGGATCCGTATCGGAAAACTTTCTTTGGAAAAATTGAAAATCGGAGAAGGTAAGTTTGTCTTACTGGATCCTAAAGTTTGGAGACCATGAATTTTACCAGTTTAGAATTTTTATTTTTTTTCTGCCTAGTATTTCTGGTGTATTGGAATCTTCCAGATCATTGGAAGAAATTTTTTCTAATCCTAAGTTCAGGATTTTTTTACGCATTCGCTTCTTGGAAATTCCTGTTTCATCTGATTGCGGTAGTTTCGATCAATTGGTTTTTTATCCGGTTTTTTCTGAATAAAAAATGGTTCTTGCCGGTTTCTATTGGATTCAATGTTCTTAATTTAGCTTTTTTTAAATATTTCTATTTTTTTGCGGATCTTCTGGGGGTATTTTTCGGAATTCCTGAATTCCAAAATAAGATCAGCCTGGACGGTATCTTATCCAAATCACTGGAATGGGCCGGTTTCGAAGTGGTACTTCCGCTCACTATCAGCTATTATACTTTTCAGTTAATTTCTCTACTTGTGGATAAGAAGAAAGGATTGATACAAGAGGATCTGAGTTTTTTAAAGATCGCTTCCTATATTTTTCTATTTCCGGTAATGATTGCAGGACCGATCCTAAGATATTCAGACGTTTCTACTCAATTCGATTCTCCTAAAATGGAAAAAGAAGATATGGTAGATGGGTTATGGTTGGTAGTAGTAGGCCTTTTTAAAAAATCTGTGGTGACCGCTTTAATGTCCGGATCCATTTTTCAGGTTTTTGCGGAAACTTCTTCTTTTTCCGGACAAGCGTTACTAAGTACGATTTATTTTTTCGCGATATACCTTTATTTGGATTTTTCCGGACTTACCGATCTTGCGAGGGGTATGGGAAAACTTTTAGGTTTTACTTTACCTCAAAACTTCAAGGCACCGTTTTTCTTTAATGGTTTTGGGGACTTTTGGAGAAGATGGCATTTGACCTTCTCCTTTTGGATTCGAGATTATTTGTACATTCCACTCGGAGGTTCCAGAAGCGGGACATTACGTACCTGTTTCAATTATCTGGTTGCGTTCGGATTAGGCGGACTTTGGCACGGGGCTAATTTAAATTATCTGACTTGGGGAGCTTTGACCGGACTTTATCTTTCTGCAGAAAGAGCGTTTAAAGATTGGAATATAAAATTAATACCTGAAATACCGTATGTAAAAAGAACGATTACTTATCTTTTCGTTCTGCATATATATATAGTGTCTTGGATCCTATTTTTCACTCCGGATTTCAGCTCTGCAGTCGCTGCAGTACAAAGAATTATCGTTTGGGCTCCTGGAGTAAATTTCCCGAATATGGAACCTTGTATCTTTGCACTCTTTGTGGCTTTATTTTTCCATTGTGTGGAGGAATGGCCTGAAAGATTCAAAGTGGCTTTACGATGGAAAACGATACTTCTTCCTATCGTTTGGATCCTAGTTTTACTCGCTTTACCTACTGGTAATGCGGATTTCTTTTACGGGCAGTTTTAATAAGATCATGAAAAAGAAATTTATCTATATCCCATTATTTTTTATCGCTTTCCTGTTCCTTGCGGATAAAATTTTTCTTTTGGATTTTTTCAAAACATCCTTTTACCAAGAGGGAAATCCGGTCTATTACACTCATCGAAACCATCTTTTTGAAAAGTTAAAGAATGATCCTTCGTTAAAAGAGAAAAACCTCGCATTGGCATTCGGAGACTCTAGAGCCTATCCTTATAGTATAAAAACTCTTCCTGAGAATATACAAAAGGATTGGACCGTTTATAATTTTTCCGGTCCGCAGGCGGTACCAGCTTACGGTTTCTATTGGTTCCGTAAGATTATTCAATCCGGGATTAAACCCAAGGTTGTCTTTTATGTCGTTAGTCCTGAAGGTTTCGTGGATGATTCGAGAGGACTTCTATATGAACCGTTCTTGAGAATCGGAGCGGATGAGGAATTCAGACAAACGTATTGGGATCATTTTTCCGATTCTGATAAATTAGAGATCCTTAAAGAAAAATTCTTTTCTATTAGAAAGATCCGACCTGGATTCAAACTTTTTTGGTCCAGACTAACCGGCGGAAAACTAAAGCAGTATAGAGCGGACCAAAATCATGAAAATTTAATTTTGGAATTGGGAAACGGGGAACAACTTGCGTATGCAAGCGTTAGTAATAATCCTAAGAAATTAGCAAAAGACGCACTTAGATTAAAGAGTATTTATCTTTCCGGATTTACTTTAGGTGAAAACGAATTTTATTTCGTGGAAGAATTCTTAAAATTAGCGAAAGAAGAAGGAGTTAAAACCTATCTAATCTGGCCTAAGGTGTATCCAGGTTATAGAGCAGGGTATTACGAACTAGGGCTCGAAAAATCCTGGTGGCCAAGAATACAAAAACTTGCCGAAACATACGGAGCTTCCGCAGCGGATATGAATACTTTAAGTTCTTGTGATCTATATTACGACGGTTCTCACCAAAGTGTACTTTGTATATTAGAACAGTCTGAAATTTTAATGAATGATTATACGGGAAAGAAGAAACTTCCTTAGGATTTTCGCGCAAAGTCGCGGAGCCGCAAAGAGAAGGAGATTTTAATTTCCGATCGTATAAATTGATAGACTTTAAATAAAAAAGGATACCGTATAAAAGGTATCCTTTAAATTCCTTAGCGCACTTGGCGCCTTAGCGTCTCTGCGTGAAAAAATTAATGGTGGATCACCACTTTAATTTCTTAGCGTCTTCTAAGAATTTTTCCAAACCGATATCAGTCAAAGGATGTTTGAATAGTTGCTGGTAAGCGGAGATCGGCATGGTAGCGCAATCAGCTCCACGAAGAGCGGATTCTTTCAAATGGATCGGTCCTCTGATAGAAGCAGCTAAAATTTTTGTTTCGTAACCGTAGTTATCATAGATCTCTCTGATCTCGGAGACAAGTTCCATTCCATCCCAAGAAGTATCATCTACACGCCCGATAAATGGAGAAATATAAGTGGCTCCTGCTTTTGCAGCAAGAAGTGCTTGAGGAGCTGAGAAACAAAGAGTTACGTTTGTAGGAATTCCTTTCTCAGTCAGTTTTACAACGGTTTTCAATCCTTCCGGAATAAGAGGGACTTTGATGACTACGTTTGGCGCGATCTTTACAAGTTCATCTGCTTCTTTCAGCATGTCTTCATGTTTGGTCGCGAGTACTTCTGCACTTACTGGACCAGGAACGATTGCACAGATCTCTTTAATAACTTCTTTAAAGCTACGACCTGACTTTGCGATGAGAGATGGGTTTGTAGTAACTCCGTCCAAAAGACCGTAGGACGCAATCTCTTTGATCTCGTCCACATTGGCTGTATCTAAATATAATTCCACGGTTTGCTCCGAAAGATTTTGAATCTCTCTGGATAGTGGCGGCCTTATGCACCCTCGGTCAAGGATTTCTTATGGGATCAGATCTCTTAAAGTTTTGATTTCTTCGGCGGAGAAGAACTCTTTGTATTCTTTTTCAATCTGGGCCTTTACCTTGGAGCTGAAATAATCCACTCTTCTGGTAAAAGGTTGTTTTTTATAAGCTTCCTTCCACTGGACAATAAATCCACCGGCAGGAGGGGCTTGTCTTTCGTCGGTCAATTCCCAAATGACTGCTCCTCCGATCTTCTTATCATCTAGGGTCTCTTTTTTGGGTTTCCCATATTTATTTTCCAGTTTGGATTGAACTTCTTTTCCTGGAAGATAACGGAAGGAAACTCCAACGGAGAATAATTTACCTGGCTCCAAATGTTCATCTTCGTCTGGAGAAGTTTCTTTTTCGGGACGAGGTTGGTTCTTGTCCTTAGGGCGAGAATCTAAGACCAATTTAGGAGTGGAATAAAAACGGTATAGGTAGAAGATCCCATTTCTTCTTACAAGCAGGGACTTCTCCTTATCTTCATGAACAACTTCTATTTTTTCGTCACTTTGAGGATTAGCAGCTAAGGATAAAAACTTGTCTCTTACTTGCCCATAAGAAGCTTCCCAGGAGACTTCTGCAAATCCGTCTAAAGTTGGTTTGGAGCCGTTATTTCTGGAATTATCTCCCGGAAATTGCGAAAATACGGAACTCCAAGGAAGGAGTAGGGAGAATAAGAACAGGTAGATGGATTGCCCTTTCATTCTTTAACTATCGGCAGAAAATGGAACAAGAATTAGGAATCTTCCCCCAAATCCTCTATATCTTCTTCGTCTCTGTCTACACGAATTCCCCCGAATTTTACCTTTCCGTTCCATCTTAAGATTAGAAGGACTATTAAGATCAGTACGTTCGGAAGTACGAATAAAAAGGAAATCTCATGATAGAGGCCGTAAACCGCCAAATTTGATGCGATCACTGAAATAAAGATACCGGAAAGTAGCGGAACCTCTTGGTTCAGAAGTCTTGCTAAAAAAGATCCGCTGTTGCGAGAGATCCTGGCAGCTCTTAAAACTTCAGAAGAGATAAAAGAGTAGAATGCAAGGACCAGCACCGGCATCAGAAAAGATAGAAAGAAATAATTTCCAAAAGAATCGGTATAATGAGGAGAGCCGATCAACCCTCCTGTTAGAGTCCAGACATATGCGAAAAATGCAGAGAGTCCGAATGCGAGAAGTCCATATTGAAGACTTCCCGCAGATTCAAAAATGGAAACGATCTTAGAAGGAATAATTCTCGCCCAATCAGTCAGTTCCTGTTTTTCGAAAGTATCCTTTCCGCTCAGGTAGATAAGTCCGAAATAATAGTCTCCTAAGGAAACGACTACTAATGTAATAACTAAATAGATCAGGTAGAGAAAGAATTCCATCTTAATGCCTAAAATGCCTCATGCCGGTGAACACCATGATCAGTCCATGCTCATCAGCTGCCTTGATCACTTCTTCGTCCCGGATAGAACCTCCGGGTTGGATGATTGCTTTTGCTCCTACTTTTGCGATCGCATCGATCCCGTCTCTGAATGGGAAGAATGCATCACTTGCAACATAAGAACCAACAACAGAAAGTCCAACGTTTAGAGCTTTAGTCGCACCTAATTGAACTGAATCCACTCTGGACATTTGTCCTGCACCAATTCCTAAAGTTGCATTCTCTTCCGTATAAACGATCGCATTTGACTTGATAAATTTTACAGTAGACCAAGCGAACATCAAACCTCTGATATCTTCTTCAGTAGGTTGTTTTTTAGAAACGATCTTTAGATCTTTTTCAGTGATGGTTGCATAGTCCCTATCTTGTAAAAGAATTCCGTGATGGATTGGTCGGAGATCCATTTCATCCAATGCTTCTTGGAAATCTGCGATCTCGATCAGACGAACATTCGGTTTCTTAGAGAAATATTCCAGAGCAGCAGGTTCGAACTTCTGAGCGATCACACCTTCTACAAATGTCTCACCGATGAGAACGGCAAGCTCTCCGGTAACAGTTCCCTTGATCCCGATAATTCCACCGAATGCAGAAATAGGATCCGTTCTTTTTGCCAAACGGAAAGCTTCTAAAGTATCATCCGCATAAGCAATCCCACAAGGATTTAAGTGTTTGATAATACAAACGGTATTGTCAGGAAGAAGTGCGGAAATATGGAATGCCGCATCAAAATCTAACATATTATTAAAAGATAATTCTTTTCCTTGCAGAGGAGAAAATTCGCTCTTGGTAAACAAAGGTTCGTAGAATGCGGCACCCTGGTGAGGGTTTTCTCCGTATCGAAGCTTTTGTTTTTTGGTGAAAGATAAATTCAGGATGTCCGGGAACTTCTCCCCAGCAAGCTTATTGAACCAAGAAGAAATTGCAGTATCATACATTGCAGTATGAGAGAATGCCTTTCTCATTAAAAGGAAAGAAGTGTCCGCGTCTACGGAACCATCATTTACCTTCATAGATTCTTCCACAGTTTTATAATCGTTCGGATCGGTAACTACAACTGTATGTCTGTAGTTCTTACTAGCGGAACGGATCATAGAAGGTCCGCCAATATCAATATTTTCTATTGCTTCGTCCAGATGGACTCCGGGTTTGGAAACAGTCTGCACGAATGGATATAAATTCACAACAACCAGATCGATTTTAGGAATTTTTAATTCTTCCATCTTCTGTTTGTGTTCCGGTTTGGAGGTCACACCCAAGAGCCCTCCGTGGACCTTCGGGTGGAGAGTTTTTACTCTTCCGTCCAAGATTTCCGGAAACCCGGTATAATCATCTATCGCTATTGCTTTGATTCCGTTTTCGGTAAGTGTTTTGAGGGTTCCACCAGTGGAAATGATTTCCACTCCTTTGGATTCGAGGTACTTAGCGAATCCGATAAGTCCTGTTTTGTCGCTAACTGAAATAAGGGCACGAGTGATTTTGACCATGCTAGAGGATTGAGACCTTCCTGTCTTTAATGAGGAGCCGATCTTCGCAGAAGTGTTTAACCGCGAGGGGCAGGATTTTATGTTCCTCTTTGAGAATGGCAAGAGTCAATTCTCTTTCGGTCATTCCTTCCTCGATTTTCACAACTCCTTGCAGAATGATGGGACCTGAATCCACACCCTCATCCACAAAATGCGCAGTGCAACCTGCGACCTTCACTCCATAATCGAACGCCTGTTTTTGAGCATGTAGACCTGTAAAGGAGGGAAGAAGAGAAGGATGTATATTGATGATCCTGTTTGGAAAGGCTCGGATGATTTCCGGTTTTAAAATTCTCATGTATCCGCAGGCAACGATCAGATCCGGAGAGATCTCTGTCAGGGTGCGGAGAAGGTCCAGATGATATTCTTCCTTCTTTGAATAAGACTTCCAGTCCAAGATCTTGGCGGGGACATTATGACGGGCTGCGATCTGGATAGAAAGCGCCTCCGGGTTATCTGTGATCAAAAATGCGGGATTTGCGGGGATTTTCCCCTTTTGGATCACCTGAAGGACAGCTTCCAGGTTGCTCCCCCGCCCAGAGGCCAAAAAGACAAGCTTTTTTCTGGGTTTGGGAATCAGACTTGCCAAGAATTTTCGCATCCAATACGCTAAGAATTACCAGTCCACGTTAAGGCGGTCCGGAATTTTGTCGAAAAGTATTTCAGGAGAGACACATGTCACTTGCTAGAAAATCGACGGCGTCCGTCGAACAGTATAAATCCAACGAAATTTCTACTGTGAGTCAGGGCCGGCTTATCGTGATGCTATATGAAGGGGCAATTCGCTTCCTGAACGTTGCCATCGAGAATAATACACCCCGCAAGTACGACGTGGTGAATAATAATATCCTAAAAGCCCAAGAGATTGTGACTGAACTGATGCTCGCTCTGAACATGGAGAACGGTGGAGAAGTCGCAAACAACCTGCTTGGCATTTATGTTTATATTAAAAAACGCTTATTAGAAGCGAATATGAAGAAGGACAGTGAGATCCTTTCCGAAATCATTAAATATCTGGAAGATCTAAAACTTGCATGGGAAGAAATTGAGAAGAAAGAAAAAACTTCTTCCGTGGTCCCTATGCCTAGCGCCGGTTCTAGAGGAACTGGTCTTTCCCTCCAAGGTTAAGATTACTAATGGCGGGTAGGGTATCTAAAATTCAAAATTCTATGGAAGAAACACTTTCCTCATATTATGAGGAGAAGATTTCCTTTTTG from the Leptospira andrefontaineae genome contains:
- the purH gene encoding bifunctional phosphoribosylaminoimidazolecarboxamide formyltransferase/IMP cyclohydrolase, with the translated sequence MVKITRALISVSDKTGLIGFAKYLESKGVEIISTGGTLKTLTENGIKAIAIDDYTGFPEILDGRVKTLHPKVHGGLLGVTSKPEHKQKMEELKIPKIDLVVVNLYPFVQTVSKPGVHLDEAIENIDIGGPSMIRSASKNYRHTVVVTDPNDYKTVEESMKVNDGSVDADTSFLLMRKAFSHTAMYDTAISSWFNKLAGEKFPDILNLSFTKKQKLRYGENPHQGAAFYEPLFTKSEFSPLQGKELSFNNMLDFDAAFHISALLPDNTVCIIKHLNPCGIAYADDTLEAFRLAKRTDPISAFGGIIGIKGTVTGELAVLIGETFVEGVIAQKFEPAALEYFSKKPNVRLIEIADFQEALDEMDLRPIHHGILLQDRDYATITEKDLKIVSKKQPTEEDIRGLMFAWSTVKFIKSNAIVYTEENATLGIGAGQMSRVDSVQLGATKALNVGLSVVGSYVASDAFFPFRDGIDAIAKVGAKAIIQPGGSIRDEEVIKAADEHGLIMVFTGMRHFRH
- a CDS encoding lipoprotein LipL45, with the protein product MNKIISVASAVLMVGLLTSGACKKPAENADSANAKQSQPSAIVVFSVGEAKIQHADLTEDKASLGTVLKEGDKVETKAKAKVDIQFSDGSAIRLAEKSSLEFSALALNTQGNTDTRLSLVSGKVFAKVNKASKDDQFSVVTPTAIAGVRGTSFVVDRTKNDRSVVKVLEGSVAVSPRVRALEGASAEEISANAELQKIKASLDKAEVILEKDESSIVKAPDKKFGEKELTKLDATLEKDIPKAVTKLSGAGVSKTEEEEIRTIVTLDKDTTDKLVKLNIDPKSGKIDEATNAANEAERKKIEEELAKRQSDELKRFKNVLVSAPKNLKTNKDLVNYYEKLEKIVLADGKTTIIGAIVDQQGSTMIVHTEDGIKKINQDDVKEVIYDFQTKSEN
- a CDS encoding pseudouridine synthase — encoded protein: MPGDSLSEKIAKEKSGEESSKEIRINRFLADCGLGSRRKVEELILSGKVKVNGAVEKNLSTKIRVGSDIVQVGNKKLDPPTESVFLALNKPKGFLCSHSDRFHSNTVFELLPKKYGKLFIAGRLDLDSRGLLLLSDQGHLVQEITHPSEGSEKEYEVILEEDLDAKEVKDRFTKGFMDEGEFLKAEKVTSLVKGEESSKFRVILKQGRKRQIRRMFSILGGRVIDLQRIRIGKLSLEKLKIGEGKFVLLDPKVWRP
- a CDS encoding DUF1574 domain-containing protein — translated: MKKKFIYIPLFFIAFLFLADKIFLLDFFKTSFYQEGNPVYYTHRNHLFEKLKNDPSLKEKNLALAFGDSRAYPYSIKTLPENIQKDWTVYNFSGPQAVPAYGFYWFRKIIQSGIKPKVVFYVVSPEGFVDDSRGLLYEPFLRIGADEEFRQTYWDHFSDSDKLEILKEKFFSIRKIRPGFKLFWSRLTGGKLKQYRADQNHENLILELGNGEQLAYASVSNNPKKLAKDALRLKSIYLSGFTLGENEFYFVEEFLKLAKEEGVKTYLIWPKVYPGYRAGYYELGLEKSWWPRIQKLAETYGASAADMNTLSSCDLYYDGSHQSVLCILEQSEILMNDYTGKKKLP
- the fsa gene encoding fructose-6-phosphate aldolase; the protein is MELYLDTANVDEIKEIASYGLLDGVTTNPSLIAKSGRSFKEVIKEICAIVPGPVSAEVLATKHEDMLKEADELVKIAPNVVIKVPLIPEGLKTVVKLTEKGIPTNVTLCFSAPQALLAAKAGATYISPFIGRVDDTSWDGMELVSEIREIYDNYGYETKILAASIRGPIHLKESALRGADCATMPISAYQQLFKHPLTDIGLEKFLEDAKKLKW
- a CDS encoding MBOAT family O-acyltransferase, whose product is MNFTSLEFLFFFCLVFLVYWNLPDHWKKFFLILSSGFFYAFASWKFLFHLIAVVSINWFFIRFFLNKKWFLPVSIGFNVLNLAFFKYFYFFADLLGVFFGIPEFQNKISLDGILSKSLEWAGFEVVLPLTISYYTFQLISLLVDKKKGLIQEDLSFLKIASYIFLFPVMIAGPILRYSDVSTQFDSPKMEKEDMVDGLWLVVVGLFKKSVVTALMSGSIFQVFAETSSFSGQALLSTIYFFAIYLYLDFSGLTDLARGMGKLLGFTLPQNFKAPFFFNGFGDFWRRWHLTFSFWIRDYLYIPLGGSRSGTLRTCFNYLVAFGLGGLWHGANLNYLTWGALTGLYLSAERAFKDWNIKLIPEIPYVKRTITYLFVLHIYIVSWILFFTPDFSSAVAAVQRIIVWAPGVNFPNMEPCIFALFVALFFHCVEEWPERFKVALRWKTILLPIVWILVLLALPTGNADFFYGQF
- the lipA gene encoding lipoyl synthase codes for the protein MNPLKKKPRSNAYQPAPEKPDWLKVRLPFREKENPVDFVRSSVEGGKLNTVCESASCPNLNHCWSRKTATYMLAGDICTRRCSYCDVAFGKPLALDPEEPLRVAESAKALGLNHVVITSVNRDDLSDGGAFHYKKTVELIRERLPECKIEILVPDFKMREENLEIVYSSKPDIFNHNLETVERLFPTVAPAKKYERSLDVLKHASERGLLTKSGLILGLGETLEEVHQTLKDLRSVGVQMITLGQYLQPTPTHLPVSEYIRPEVFKDLKEFGKALGFRTVFSGPLVRSSYHADEQVPWFEN
- a CDS encoding PQQ-dependent sugar dehydrogenase produces the protein MRRFRHRILTFSLFLGLFLFTGEDTDLLAKTKKQKTKKEGGTEYVFGWTQVASGFKEITDIQFHPSMPDEMVVLEKKGKILLWNFTNKQSKLIADFTGSVETRSEEGLLGLAFHPKFSENKLFYINAVSKEAGKDQTFILEFRWADSNVIRWQDRKRILLRVDQPYSNHNAGQLSFGPDGKLYIGFGDGGAGGDPYKHGQNTSTYLGTLIRITPNLDTNAPPYKIPEDNPFKNTPGFLPEIWAYGLRNPWKFSFDTKTGDLYLADVGQDDWEEVDLVLKGKNYGWNIKEGAHCFLPKENCEKPGLTDPILEYNHDLGRSITGGYVYRGKNLSKYYGWYIFADFVSGKLLGFPTEAEGKRKLTVLGDTHFLISTFGQDSTGELYFGDFSSGNIFQIGKKN